TGCTCCGATGCTAGGGCGGGGCGCGCGCTGGCCTCGGGTCCGGTGCCGCCCCGCCGTCGCTCAGCTCTTCTCGCTACGCTTCACCTGTGCCTCTTCCTGCCGCCCGATCCGCGCGCGCCCGCGCGTCGGTGTCGGCCGCCTTCCCGAACCGGCTCCTGCTGACCAAGCGCACCTCGGGGACCAACGGCTGGATGAGCCTGTGGGGGACGAACGCGCACGGCGAGATCGCCGGCTGCCCGCCTCCGCGCGCCTGATCCGCGACCGCCCCTCCTCGGAGCCAGCGGCCGCGCTTCCCCGCGCTCGCCCCCCTTCTTCCGAAACGGACGACCCCTTGGCTCACCACGACCTGCCCTCAGACCAGGCTCCGCACTCGATCTGGCGGGGCCTCCGCCAGACGCTGCGGAAGGACACCGTCGGAGGCGCGTTCCTCCTGACGGCGACCCTCCTCGCGCTGATCATCGCCAACAGCCCCGCCTCGGGCCTCTACGAGGCGGTGCGCGACTTCCGCTTCGGCCCCGAGGCGCTGCATCTGAACCTCAGCGTCGGCTCGTGGGCGGCCGACGGCCTGCTCGCGATATTCTTCTTCGTCGTCGGACTCGAGCTCAAGGAGGAGTTCGTCGCCGGCAAGCTGCGCGACCCGCGCACGGCCCTCGTGCCGATCGTCGCGGCCGTCGGCGGAGTCGCGGTGCCGGCGCTGATCTTCGTGGCCGTCAACCTTCCCCGCGGTGGTGCCGCGCTCGACGGCTGGGCGATCCCCGCCGCGACCGACATCGCCTTCGCCGTCGCGGTGATCGCCGTCGTCGGTCGATTCCTGCCTCCGGCGCTGCGCACCTTCCTGCTGACCCTCGCCGTGGTCGACGACCTCATCGCCATCACGATCATCGCCGTCTTCTACACCGCCGGGATCGACGTCGTGATGCTCGCCCTCGCACTGATCCCGCTCGCGGTCTTCGCGGTGTGCGTGCAGCGCGGGGTCCGCGCCTGGTGGGTGCTGATCCCGCTGGGCGTCGCGACCTGGGCGCTCGTGCACGCCTCCGGCATCCACGCGACGGTCGCCGGCGTCCTGCTGGGCTTCGTGGTCCCCGTGGTCGCGACGAAGCGCGCGCGGGTGCGGGTCGGCTCCGACGCCTCGGGCCGCCCCCTGTACGACGGCCTCGCGGCCCACTTCGCCGACCGGTGGAGCGTGCTGTCCACCGCCTTCGCCGTGCCCGTCTTCGCCTTCTTCTCGGCCGGCGTCACCGTGGGCGGCTTCTCGGGCCTCATCGAGTCGTTCCAGGACTCGATCGCGGTGGGCATCATCGCCGGCCTCGTGCTGGGCAAGGCGATCGGGATCACCGGCAGCACCTTCCTCCTCACGAGGTTCCGCGGGATCTCGCTCGATCCGACGCTCCGGTGGATCGACGTGATCGGGATGGCGTTCGTCGCGGGCATCGGCTTCACCGTGTCGCTCCTGGTCGGCGAGCTCTCGTACGGCGCGGGAAGCGAGTCCGACGACCACGTGAAGGTCGGCGTCCTCGCCGGCTCGTTCCTCGCGGCCCTCATCGGAGGCGGCATCCTCGCCGTCCGCAACCGGCACTACCGCCGGGTCGACGCCGACGCCCAGGACGTCGCGGTCGCGGAACCCGCCGACTGACGCGCTCGCCGAGCGGTCCGCGGGTCAGCTCCGGGAGGGATCGCCGATCGGGCCGCCGGTACCGGCCGCCCCGGGGAAGGGCCCGAGGCCCAGCAGGAACCGGAGGATCTCCTCGACGCCCTCGCGGACGGCGGGGCCCGATCCGAGCTCCCAGGTCGCGTCGACGGGCACGAGGGAGCGGCCGCGCACGGCGGCGCGGATGGCCAGAGGAGCGCGCTGCAGTCTGTCGAGGGCGACGGCGCCCGAGACCCGGTCGGGCAGCGCGACTCCGGTCGAGAGGGCGAGCTCGACGCGCACGACCTCGACCAGCTCGGCGACGCCGTGCGGGCCCTGGCCCGAGCGGCGCGCGGAGGCGAGGGCGGCCAGGGCGGAGGGGATCCCGGCGGGCGGGGGAGGGGACGACGCCTCGCGGGCGCCAAAGCGCGTCGCGAGGCGCTGACCGGTGCTGCTCGAGAGGCGCACCACGAGGTCTCCGAGCAGGGAGACGGCACTGGCCGCCTCACCCTCCGCGAGGGAGGGGGAGGCGGCCAGGACGGCGAGGCGGTCGAGCCGATCCGCCACGAGGGGGCGCCAGTCGTTGCTGACGCCCGACTCGTCGGCCGAGGGCCCGATGCTCAGCGGGAGGAACCGCGACCAGTCGGGCACGGGGCCTAGCGCCCGCCCGAGCGGCGCTTGTTGTAGACGTCGAAGGCGACCGCGAGCAGGAGCACGAGGCCCTTGACCGCCTGCTGCCACTCGATGCCGATGCCCATGATCGACATGCCGTTGTTCAGGACGCCGATGATGAGACCACCGAGGATCGCGCCTCCGATGGTGCCGACACCGCCCTGGACCGCCGCGCCGCCGATGAACGCGGCCGAGATGGCCTCGAGCTCGAAGCCGTCGCCCGCCTTCGGACCGGCGAGGTTGAGGCGCGCGGTGAAGACGAGGCCGGCCAGCGCCGCGAGGACGCCCATGTTGACGAACAGCCAGAAGGTGACGTTGCGGGTCTTGATGCCCGACAGCTCTGCGGCGTGCAGGTTGCCGCCGATCGCGTAGACGTGGCGGCCGAAGACCGAGCGGTTCATGACGACGCCGTAGACCAGCACGAGCACGGCCAGCACGATCAGCGTGACCGGGATGCCCTTGAACGAGGCCAGCGCGAAGGAGAAGGCGCCGATGACGAGCGCGACGAGCACGAGCTTCGTGACGAACCACGCGCCGGGCTCGACGCCCTGGTTGTACTGCTGGCGTCCGCGGCGGGTGCGGATCGACTGCACGGTGAACGCGATGATCGCGAGCGCGCCGACTCCGAGCGACAGCGGGTCGAGGGCGGTCTCGCCGAACAGGTCGGTGAGGAAGCCGTTGCCGAGCGCGCGGTACTCGACCGGGAACGAGCCGATGTTGGCGTTGCCCAGGACGACGAGCGCGAGACCGCGGAAGATCAGCATGCCCGCCAAGGTCACGATGAACGCGGGTATCCCCACGAACGCGATCCAGAAGCCCTGCCACGCTCCGACCAGCGCTCCGATGAGCAGCGACAGGATGATCGAGAGCCACCACGGGAGCCCCATGTTGACGGCGAAGACGCCCGACATGGCGCCGACGAACGCGGCGATCGAGCCGACCGAGAGGTCGATGTGCCCGGCCACGATGACCATCACCATGCCGATGGCGAGGATCAGGATGTAGCCGTTCTGGACGATCAGGTTCGAGATGTTCTGCGGGCGCAGGAGGATCCCGTTGGTCATGATCTGGAACAGCAGCACCACGACGATGAGGGCGAGGAAGATGCCGTTCTTGCCGAGGTCGCTGAGCACGTGGCTGATGCGCGCCGTGAACGCGTTCTCGACGGGCTTCACCTGCGCTCCCGCCGCGGTCGACGGTTCGTTCTGCAGATCGG
The genomic region above belongs to Rathayibacter sp. VKM Ac-2759 and contains:
- the nhaA gene encoding Na+/H+ antiporter NhaA, with translation MAHHDLPSDQAPHSIWRGLRQTLRKDTVGGAFLLTATLLALIIANSPASGLYEAVRDFRFGPEALHLNLSVGSWAADGLLAIFFFVVGLELKEEFVAGKLRDPRTALVPIVAAVGGVAVPALIFVAVNLPRGGAALDGWAIPAATDIAFAVAVIAVVGRFLPPALRTFLLTLAVVDDLIAITIIAVFYTAGIDVVMLALALIPLAVFAVCVQRGVRAWWVLIPLGVATWALVHASGIHATVAGVLLGFVVPVVATKRARVRVGSDASGRPLYDGLAAHFADRWSVLSTAFAVPVFAFFSAGVTVGGFSGLIESFQDSIAVGIIAGLVLGKAIGITGSTFLLTRFRGISLDPTLRWIDVIGMAFVAGIGFTVSLLVGELSYGAGSESDDHVKVGVLAGSFLAALIGGGILAVRNRHYRRVDADAQDVAVAEPAD
- the mmsB gene encoding multiple monosaccharide ABC transporter permease, whose translation is MTDLQNEPSTAAGAQVKPVENAFTARISHVLSDLGKNGIFLALIVVVLLFQIMTNGILLRPQNISNLIVQNGYILILAIGMVMVIVAGHIDLSVGSIAAFVGAMSGVFAVNMGLPWWLSIILSLLIGALVGAWQGFWIAFVGIPAFIVTLAGMLIFRGLALVVLGNANIGSFPVEYRALGNGFLTDLFGETALDPLSLGVGALAIIAFTVQSIRTRRGRQQYNQGVEPGAWFVTKLVLVALVIGAFSFALASFKGIPVTLIVLAVLVLVYGVVMNRSVFGRHVYAIGGNLHAAELSGIKTRNVTFWLFVNMGVLAALAGLVFTARLNLAGPKAGDGFELEAISAAFIGGAAVQGGVGTIGGAILGGLIIGVLNNGMSIMGIGIEWQQAVKGLVLLLAVAFDVYNKRRSGGR